The Pyrococcus kukulkanii genome contains a region encoding:
- a CDS encoding glycosyltransferase, whose protein sequence is MRVSIIVPTYNERENLEELFSRIDDALRNYDYEIIIVDDDSPDRTWEKAQELSSKYPVKVIRRVNERGLSSAVIRGFREASGEIFVVMDADLQHPPEVLPELLKRIEEGADIVIASRYVKGGKVENWAFYRKLISKGAIMIGRVALPKIRDIKDPVSGFFALRREVVEGVKLNPVGFKILMEILIKGNYSKVVEVPFTFGTRLAGKSKLRGKTMINYLRHLYRLMKWEGEIDRLVKFSVVGLSGVLVNEFFLWLFVHLGLSKEIAVIPSTELSIINNFVWNDLWTFKDVRRGKLWERLLKFHMAALTGAIVQFVIYWVLVFLGLHYLLANLVGIGFSFIVRYIVNRHVTWG, encoded by the coding sequence ATGAGGGTATCGATAATAGTGCCAACATATAATGAGAGGGAGAACCTTGAGGAGCTGTTCTCTAGAATTGACGATGCTCTCAGGAATTATGATTATGAGATAATTATTGTTGATGACGATTCCCCGGATAGAACCTGGGAAAAGGCCCAGGAACTTTCATCTAAATATCCTGTAAAAGTTATTAGGAGGGTAAACGAGAGGGGTCTTTCTTCTGCCGTGATAAGGGGATTTAGAGAGGCTAGTGGTGAGATATTTGTTGTGATGGATGCGGATCTTCAGCACCCTCCCGAAGTTCTCCCCGAGCTCCTGAAGAGGATAGAGGAAGGAGCCGACATAGTCATAGCGAGTAGGTACGTTAAAGGTGGAAAAGTTGAGAACTGGGCTTTCTATCGTAAGTTAATCTCGAAAGGTGCTATCATGATAGGTAGGGTTGCACTACCAAAGATAAGGGATATAAAGGATCCTGTCAGTGGGTTCTTTGCCCTCAGAAGGGAAGTTGTTGAGGGGGTGAAGCTGAACCCCGTGGGCTTTAAGATACTCATGGAGATTCTTATCAAGGGAAACTACTCAAAAGTCGTGGAGGTTCCCTTTACCTTTGGAACTAGGCTAGCGGGAAAGAGCAAACTTAGGGGCAAAACGATGATCAACTATCTAAGGCATCTTTACAGGCTGATGAAGTGGGAGGGTGAAATCGACAGATTAGTTAAGTTCTCCGTCGTTGGACTCTCCGGAGTACTAGTGAACGAGTTCTTTTTATGGCTCTTCGTTCACCTTGGCCTGAGTAAGGAGATCGCGGTTATTCCCTCGACCGAGCTCTCGATTATAAACAACTTTGTATGGAACGACCTCTGGACTTTCAAAGATGTAAGAAGAGGAAAGCTGTGGGAGAGACTTTTAAAGTTCCACATGGCAGCGCTTACCGGGGCTATAGTTCAGTTCGTCATCTACTGGGTCTTAGTGTTCCTGGGGCTCCATTACCTTCTCGCTAACCTGGTCGGAATAGGGTTCTCGTTCATAGTGAGGTACATAGTGAATAGGCACGTCACCTGGGGTTGA
- a CDS encoding fibrillarin-like rRNA/tRNA 2'-O-methyltransferase: MVEVKKHKFPGVYIVIDDDGSEKIATKNLVPGQRVYGERVIKWEGEEYRIWNPHRSKLGAAIMNGLKNFPIKPGKTVLYLGIASGTTASHVSDIIGWEGKIYGIEFSPRVLRELVPIVEERKNIVPILGDATKPEEYRALVTKVDVIFEDVAQPTQAKILIDNAEAYLKRGGYGMIAVKSRSIDVTKEPEQVFREVERELGEYFEVIERLNLEPYEKDHALFVVRKP, from the coding sequence ATGGTTGAGGTTAAGAAGCACAAGTTCCCTGGAGTTTACATTGTCATTGACGATGACGGTAGCGAGAAGATAGCGACCAAGAACCTAGTCCCAGGACAGAGGGTCTACGGTGAGAGGGTAATCAAGTGGGAGGGGGAAGAGTACAGGATATGGAACCCTCACCGCTCAAAGCTTGGAGCTGCGATAATGAATGGCCTCAAGAACTTCCCAATAAAGCCCGGGAAGACCGTGCTTTACCTTGGAATAGCGAGCGGAACCACGGCATCTCACGTGAGTGATATAATAGGCTGGGAAGGGAAAATCTACGGAATTGAGTTCTCCCCAAGGGTTCTCAGGGAGCTCGTTCCCATAGTTGAGGAGAGGAAAAACATAGTGCCAATACTGGGGGATGCTACTAAGCCTGAAGAGTACAGGGCCTTGGTTACAAAGGTCGATGTAATATTCGAGGACGTTGCCCAGCCAACGCAGGCCAAGATACTAATAGACAACGCCGAGGCCTACCTCAAGAGGGGCGGCTATGGAATGATAGCGGTTAAGAGCAGGAGCATAGACGTTACCAAGGAGCCAGAGCAGGTGTTCAGGGAAGTTGAGAGGGAATTGGGCGAGTACTTTGAAGTCATTGAGAGGCTGAACCTTGAACCCTACGAGAAGGATCATGCACTTTTCGTGGTTAGGAAACCTTAA
- a CDS encoding cupin domain-containing protein codes for MYIGHVKDTPEKDTGFEGVTIRWLISPKVGAKNFAMRYFVMKKGSEIPIHQHDWEHEIFVVKGEGYLTKDGKNWFKVVPGSYIYIPPNEPHGYKNEDSETFEFVCLIPAKKEAIPEDEWAK; via the coding sequence ATGTACATTGGACATGTTAAGGACACCCCGGAAAAGGATACTGGATTTGAGGGAGTTACGATAAGGTGGCTTATAAGCCCCAAAGTCGGGGCCAAGAACTTCGCAATGAGGTACTTTGTCATGAAGAAAGGTAGCGAGATACCAATTCACCAGCACGATTGGGAGCATGAGATCTTTGTTGTTAAGGGAGAGGGTTACCTAACTAAGGATGGAAAGAACTGGTTTAAGGTCGTTCCCGGGAGCTACATCTACATTCCTCCAAATGAGCCTCATGGCTACAAGAACGAGGATTCTGAGACTTTTGAATTTGTCTGTCTAATTCCAGCGAAGAAAGAAGCTATTCCCGAGGACGAGTGGGCCAAGTGA
- a CDS encoding DUF4910 domain-containing protein, with protein MVIYMEKHAQEFSVENVFRDIVNIAKYHRIQGSKEIVNAAEYVLRRLEEEGVEAKILKDEYDGVREHLTLPSPIAWEVIYGELKLKDKTLTTKDSPLLVMAHSPSGEAKGEVLPILREEDWEKAEGKVVLVGEKWRDAYEKANKAGAKAFIAYRKGTGSAFPYIGLFLTKKDLEWAKIPAVAVPETVANDLIGKAKKGGVEVEIKVETEIKNRETLPIVYAKVGDPPYLVFSAHICHPKPGANDNASGSAMLIELARVLNKVKGRVGFAFVWIPEYHGTQAFIPKVKVEDFYANINLDMVGGSEDRAKSTIMLVRSPLSRFSLVPGILELYLEKYNSGGKSFSGSILPKMKLGAYPYEMGSDHDIFNFFGVPGTMPITWPDSYYHTSADTPEKLSLESLLIIGKAVLSTAVFIATAEKSELERVARGYTMKYLGELGMQRKVEVAESLVMDGLARDSKFLGLNMGNQIEEEGWLEWKEKGIISNKKLISVNEELGRKFKEIMEEERMLVVHTYEFLMLSEKLSEEKAWKALKDEYGEVKGEKIRKAVEILREFRIVNPR; from the coding sequence ATGGTGATATATATGGAAAAACATGCCCAAGAGTTCAGCGTTGAAAACGTGTTTAGGGACATTGTTAACATAGCCAAGTACCACAGAATCCAAGGATCAAAGGAAATTGTAAATGCCGCAGAGTACGTACTTAGAAGGCTTGAGGAAGAAGGAGTAGAAGCAAAGATACTCAAGGACGAGTACGATGGCGTAAGAGAGCACCTAACGTTGCCCTCACCAATAGCTTGGGAAGTCATTTATGGGGAGCTAAAGCTCAAAGATAAAACGCTAACAACGAAAGATTCTCCACTACTCGTGATGGCACACTCTCCCTCAGGAGAAGCAAAGGGTGAAGTTCTTCCAATTTTAAGGGAAGAGGACTGGGAGAAGGCTGAGGGAAAGGTAGTTCTCGTTGGCGAGAAGTGGAGGGACGCTTATGAAAAGGCTAACAAAGCCGGAGCGAAGGCATTCATAGCTTACAGAAAGGGAACAGGTAGTGCGTTTCCCTATATAGGACTATTCCTTACAAAGAAAGATCTTGAGTGGGCCAAAATTCCCGCAGTGGCAGTTCCGGAAACAGTTGCCAATGATTTAATAGGGAAAGCAAAGAAAGGAGGAGTAGAGGTAGAAATAAAGGTTGAGACCGAGATAAAGAACAGGGAAACACTACCCATAGTGTACGCCAAGGTTGGAGATCCCCCGTACCTAGTTTTCTCAGCCCACATATGTCATCCAAAGCCGGGAGCAAATGACAACGCGAGTGGAAGTGCAATGCTCATAGAACTTGCAAGGGTTTTAAACAAAGTGAAAGGCAGAGTGGGTTTTGCGTTCGTGTGGATCCCAGAGTACCACGGAACCCAAGCGTTCATTCCAAAGGTAAAGGTGGAGGATTTCTACGCCAACATAAACCTAGATATGGTCGGTGGGAGCGAAGATAGAGCGAAGTCAACGATAATGCTGGTAAGGTCACCGCTCTCAAGATTTTCACTAGTCCCGGGAATTCTTGAGCTCTATCTTGAGAAGTACAACTCCGGAGGAAAAAGCTTCTCCGGATCAATTTTACCTAAGATGAAGCTGGGGGCCTATCCATATGAAATGGGGAGTGATCATGACATATTCAACTTCTTCGGCGTTCCTGGGACGATGCCCATAACATGGCCTGACAGCTACTACCACACCTCAGCTGATACTCCTGAAAAGCTGAGCTTGGAGAGCCTATTAATAATCGGAAAGGCTGTCCTCTCCACCGCGGTGTTCATAGCTACGGCCGAAAAATCCGAATTAGAGAGAGTTGCAAGGGGCTACACCATGAAGTACCTTGGAGAGCTCGGTATGCAGAGAAAGGTTGAGGTTGCGGAATCGCTCGTCATGGATGGGCTCGCAAGGGATTCCAAGTTCCTAGGGCTTAATATGGGCAACCAAATAGAGGAAGAGGGATGGCTTGAGTGGAAGGAGAAGGGGATAATAAGCAACAAGAAGCTAATAAGCGTAAACGAGGAGCTTGGAAGGAAGTTCAAGGAAATCATGGAAGAAGAAAGAATGCTAGTTGTCCACACGTATGAGTTCTTGATGCTGAGCGAAAAGCTCAGCGAAGAGAAGGCTTGGAAGGCCCTGAAGGATGAGTACGGAGAGGTAAAGGGGGAGAAAATTAGGAAAGCCGTCGAAATTCTAAGAGAATTCAGGATAGTCAACCCCAGGTGA
- a CDS encoding transcriptional regulator produces the protein MDSRDAIEKLESLLRVIGLKKNEIRIYKLLVEKKKGMRIREIQKELGISERSVRAHVLSLYRKGLLKRELIQKGWLGYIYTPVPPAEILKKIKLSIIQKIEELEKEFRE, from the coding sequence ATGGATTCAAGGGATGCAATAGAGAAACTTGAGTCCCTATTGAGGGTTATAGGACTAAAAAAGAATGAAATAAGGATATATAAACTTCTGGTCGAAAAGAAAAAAGGAATGAGGATTAGAGAGATTCAAAAGGAGCTCGGCATTAGTGAGAGGAGTGTTAGAGCTCATGTTCTTAGTCTTTACCGAAAAGGGCTTTTGAAGAGGGAGCTAATTCAAAAGGGGTGGCTAGGATACATTTATACCCCAGTTCCTCCTGCTGAAATACTAAAAAAGATAAAGCTGAGCATAATTCAGAAAATAGAGGAGCTTGAAAAAGAATTTAGGGAGTAG